Proteins encoded in a region of the Suncus etruscus isolate mSunEtr1 chromosome 1, mSunEtr1.pri.cur, whole genome shotgun sequence genome:
- the LOC126000382 gene encoding keratin-associated protein 9-1-like, giving the protein MCCSPCCQPTCCRPSCCQPCCRPACCQTTCCTTTCCKPCCPPCCCKPCCPPPCCCKPCCPPPTCCKPCCSPCCCKPCCPPPTCCKPCCSPCCCKPCCPPPCCCKPCCPPPCCCKSCCSQPCCGTPCCQPACCTPVHCHRTCYHPTCCHLVGCLPESFGCTSSGQSCCC; this is encoded by the coding sequence ATGTGCTGCTCTCCTTGCTGTCAGCCCACCTGCTGTAGGCCCAGCTGCTGCCAGCCTTGCTGCCGCCCAGCTTGCTGTCAAACCACCTGCTGCACCACCACCTGCTGCAAACCCTGCTGCCCCCCTtgctgctgcaagccctgctgcCCCCCACCTTGCTGCTGTAAGCCCTGCTGCCCCCCACCTACCTGCTGCAAACCCTGCTGCTCCCCTTGTTGCTGCAAGCCCTGTTGCCCCCCACCTACCTGCTGCAAACCCTGCTGCTCCCCTTGTTGCTGCAAGCCCTGTTGCCCCCCACCTTGCTGCTGCAAACCCTGCTGCCCCCCACCTTGCTGCTGCAAGTCCTGCTGCTCCCAGCCATGCTGTGGCACTCCCTGCTGCCAGCCAGCTTGCTGCACCCCAGTGCACTGCCACAGAACCTGCTACCACCCTACATGCTGCCACCTGGTTGGGTGCCTCCCTGAGAGCTTTGGTTGCACCTCCTCAGGCCAGTCCTGTTGCTGCTAA